Genomic window (Pseudomonadota bacterium):
CGCGAGCACGAAGGCCGGCAGGAACTTGTTGCCCTCGGTGCGCAGCTGGCGTGACTCACCGGTGTAGTCGATCGAGTAGCCGGGCGGCAGGATCTCGCGGGCCGCCTGTTCCAGGACCGTGAGCGCCTGGTCCAGCGTGCGGTTGGTCATGCCGGACAGCTTCACCGCATTGAGCTGCTGGAAGCGGTTGAGCGAACGCGGCACCGTCATGTTCTTTATTTGCGCGACCGTGGCGAGCGGCAGCGGCTCCCCCTGCGGTCCGTCGATGTAGAGACCGGTGATCTGGTCCGGGTTGAGCCGTTCGGCGCGGACGATCTGGGGTATCACCTTGTAGCTGCGTCCGGCGATATTGAAGCGGTTGACGTAGTCGCCGCCGACGGCTGCGGCGAGGTCGGTACCGACCCGGGACAGGTCCAGGCCGAGCGCGGCCACCTTGTCGCGGTCGATGACCACTTCCGCCTGCGGCTGATCGTACTTGAGGTCGATCTGCGGCGGAAACAGGAACATGCCGCTCGCCATCGCCTTGGCCTGGATTTGTTCGGCGAATTCGAGCAGGCGTTTGAAGTCGGCGGTCGAGGCGATGATGAATTCGATCGGGAAATTGCTGCCGCCGGGCAGCGCCGGCGGCGTCGTGACGAAGATCTGGAAGCCCGGGATGCGGGAGAGCCGGGCCTGCACCTCGGGCTGGATCTCGAACACGGTGCGCTCGCGCGGGTCATGCCAGGGCTTGACCACCATGCCGGAAAAGCCGTCCGTATCGTACAGCGACGCGACCGCCGGCGCGAACAGGATCTGGAAGGACAGGTCCACCTCGGGGGTATCGAGGAAGGCCTGCTCGGCGGCATGGCCGAAGAACGACTTCTGGTCGGCGCTGGCGTTCGCCGCCGTGTTGATGATGCCGAACAGCACGCTCTGGTCCTCGCTCGGCGCAAGCTCCTTCGGCGACATGTTGTACATCGGGAACGCGGCCAGGAACACCGCCGCCCAGACGATGTAGACGAAGAACCGCGCCTGCAGGGTGCGCTCGAGCGCGCGCCCGTAGGCCGTGCGCAGCCGGTCGAAATGATGGTTGACCCAGCCGGTGAACCCGCGTTCCTCGGCGGCCGCACTGCGCAGCATGTGCGCCGACATCACCGGCGAGAGCGTCAGCGCGACGATGCCGGAAATGGTCACCGTGCCGGCCAGGGTCAGTGCGAATTCGCGGAACAGTGCGCCGGTCAGCCCACCCTGCAGGCCGATGGGCGTGTACACCGCCGCCAGCGTGATGGTCATGGCGATGATCGGCCCCAGCAGCTCGCGCGCGCCGATCAGGGCGGCCTCCCGCCGGCTGCGGCCCTCGCGCAGGTGGCGTTCGACGTTTTCCACGACGACGATGGCATCGTCGACCACCAGACCGACGGACAGCACGATGGCAAGCAGGGTCAGCAGGTTCAGCGTGAAGCCGAAGGTCTGCATGAGAAAGATGCCGCCGATGAGCGATACGGGGATCGCGATCATCGGGATCAGCGCCGAGCGTATCGACCCCAGAAACAGGTAGATGACGACGATGACGATCAGCAGCGTATCGCCCAGCGTCTTGGTGACCTCGCGGATCGCGTTGGAGATGTATTCCGATGCATCGTAACCGATACTGACTTCCAGTCCCTTCGGCACGTCGCGCTTGATGTCGTCGAGTTCCACGCGGGTCCGCTTGATGACATCGATGGTATTGGCGTTGGGCAGCGGGAAGATGCCCATGAACACCGCGGTCTGACCCGAATACCGGACCGAGGTGTCGTAGTCCTCGGCGCCGAGCACGACGTCGGCGATGTCCTCCAGGCGCACGATCGTGTCGTCGCTCTGGTATACCACCATGCGCTTGAAATCATCGACCGAGTTGAGGTCGGTATTGGCCGTGAGGTTGACCTGGACCAGCGCGCCCTTCGTGCTGCCGACGGCGGCCAGGAAATTGTTGGCCGCGAGCACCCGGCGCACCTGCGCGGGGCTGATGTGGAAGGCGGCCATGCGGTCGGGCTTGAGCCAGATACGCATGGCGAAGGTGCGCGCGCCGAGAATCTCGGCGCGCTGCACGCCGGCGACCGAGGCCAGCCGCGGTTGCACCACGCGCGTGAGATAGTCGGTGATCTCCGCCTGGGTAAGGATGTCGGAGGCGAAGCTGAGATAGGCGGACGCGTACTGGGTATCCGCGGATTGCACGCTGATCGAGGGCACCTCCGCCTCGGGCGGCAGGTCGTTGCGCACCTGGTTCACCTTGGCCGTGATATCCGCCAGCGCCTTGGTCGGCTCGTAGTTCAGCTTGAGGCGGGCGTTGATCAGGGAGAAACCCTGCAGGCTCTTCGACTGCACGTATTCGATGCCGTCGGCGGAGGCGATGGCCTGCTCCAGCGGGGTGGTGATGAAGCCGCGCACCAGCTCGGCGCTGGCGCCGACGTAGACGGTCGAAATGCTGACCGTCGAATTCTCGCTGCGGGGATACTGGCGGATATTGAGCGAGTGCCAGGCCTGCACGCCGGCGATGAGGATCAGCAGATTGACGACGATCGCAAGGACCGGGCGGCGGATGAAGAGATCGGTGAAGGAAGACATCGCGCTAACCGTGTGTGTCCGCTACGCCCTGATCACTCGTTGGCGGGCGCGGGCGCAAGCTGCGCGTCCGGCGCCAGGGTATTGTCGACCACCACCGCCATGCCGGGACGCAGCTTGAACACCCCGCTGGTCACGACCTGGTCGCCGGCCTGCAGGCCGGCGGTGACGGCGACGAAGTCGCCGCGCGTGGCGCCGAGCCGGACGATCTGCTGCCGCAGCACCTGCTTGGTCGCGCCGCCGTGCTCGTCGTGCTGGGAATCGATCACGAACACGGTATCGCCATAGGGCGCATACAGCACCGCGGTCGCGGGAATCGCGAGCACGTCCTGCTGTTCGGACAACGCGACCTCGACATTGACGAACATGCCCGCACGCAGCTTTTCGCCGACATTGCTTATCAGCGCCTGCACGCGCACGTTGCGGGTCATGGCGTCGATCTCCGGACTCACCGCGTTGATCGTGCCCGCGAAGGTCTCCTGCGGTGCCGCGTCGGTGGATACCCGCACCGCCATGCCCTGCGCCAGCAGCGGATTCAGCTGCTGCGGGACCGAGAAATTCACGTAGATGGGATCGAGCGTCTGCAGCGTCACGATCGGATCGCCTTCCCGGAGGATCTGGCCCAGGTTGACCAGGCGCAGTCCGAGCCGGCCGGCGAACGGCGCGCGTATCGTCTTCTTCTCGATTGCCGCGCGGATGGTGTCCGCCTCGGCGGCGGCCTGCTTGAAGCGGGCGTCGGCGCTGTCGAACTCGGCCTTCGAGGCATTCTTCTCGGCCAGCAGCTCCCGGGTGCGCTCGAGCGTGAGGCGCGCCAGCGCCACGGCCGCCTCGGCGGCGCGCAGCTGCGCCGACTCCGCGGCGGTATCCAGCCTGACCAGGACGGCGCCGGCATCCACGCGAGCGCCCGACTCGAACGCGATATCGGCGACTTTACCACCCAGCTCGGCGCCGACCGTGACGCCCTGCACGGCAACCAGCGAGCCGACGGCCGTGACCGCGTCGGGCCACGCCTGCGCGCGCGCGCTGTCCGCGGTGACCGTCTCGGGCGGCATCTGCATCGGGATCGAGCTCATCACGCTGAACTGGCGCATCTTGATGGCGGCCGGCACGCCGATCAGGACGGCCAGGACGACGAGCGTGGTCACGAGCTTTCTGGTCATGGGAAGCAGGTTCCTGTGCCGTTCATGCAGGGAGCCGCCCGGGCAGGCACAGCCTGTCTGCTTCCGGGCAGGCCCCAATGGTACTACGAATGATGTGACATTGAACCCGCGCGACCGCCGGCCCCGCCGTCTGCGATCCGGGGGGGGTGTGGACGTCCCTGCGCGATCCTGCACGCCCGGCATATGCTGCCCGCGGATCGCCCCGGCGGGCGCGCCGGGCTGTCGCAAACCCTCGGGAGGGAAGCTGCCAGCGCCCGGCAGCCGAATCCCGTGGCGGGGCGAAGCGGCCGTCTCCCGTCCGCTGCCTGCCGCCGCAGCGCGCGCTTAGGCCGCCGCTATCAGCGCCTTCGCATAAATGACCTTGCCATCGCCCGGGGCATAGAAATCCGGCAGCCGTGCCGCCGCATGGAAACCCGCCCGTTCATAGAAATGCCGTGTCGGCGCGTATTGCGCGCGCGCCGATGTCTCGGCATACAGCAGGCGTCCGCCCCGCGCGCGCACCGCCGTTTCCGTCGCGGCCAGCAGCTGCTGCCCGAGCCCCCGGCCCTGCCGGTCCGGGGCGACGACGATCCAGTAGAGATCATAGCTACCGGCGGTGCCGGGAATCTCGCCATAGCAGGTATAGCCAAGCAGCGTTTGCGCCTGTTCGAGCAGCAGGAATTCATAGCCGCTGGCGCTACCCTGCGACAGGCTTTCCTGGACGAGTTCGGCCGCAATCCCGACCTCCGCGGCGCTGAAAAATCCGGTCGTGTGCACCAGTGCGCGCACCGCTGCCACGTCGCCGGGCTGCGGCGTCGTGCGCAGCACCACCGCTGCCGGTGTCGGCCGCAGCGTGTCAGCGGGCATGGTCCGGTTGCCTGGCCGCATGCAGGCCCTGCCACAGGCCCTCGAAGAAGTGCCGGGCATTCTGGCCCAGCGAGCGCGTGCGGTAGCCGCCCTCCTGGGTCACCAGCACCGGCAGGGCCAGCGCCCCGATCATGCGTCCGTTCTCGTGGAAGTCGCGCGCGGCCAGCGTGAACGAGCCGGTCGGATCGCCCTTCGCGGTATCCAGCCCGAGCCCGAGCACCAGGTAACGCGGCGCGAAGCGGATGATGTGTTTCAGCGCGCGCGCGAGATGTTCGCGGTAACCCGCCCCGTCCAGACCTTCCTTCAGGGGCAGGTTCAGGTTGTAGCCCAATCCCTCACCCGCCCCGCGCTCGTCCTCGAAGCCGCTGAAATACGGATAGGTCTGCCGCGGATTGCCGTGCAGCGAAACGGTGAGCACGTCGGCGCGCTCGTAGAAGATGTTCTCGGTCCCGTTGCCGTGATGGTAGTCGACATCGAGCACCGCAACCCGGCCGTAGCGGCTCAGGTAGTTGGCGGCGACCGCCGCCGAATTGAAATAGCAGAATCCGCCGAAGCTCCTGCGCTCGGCATGGTGACCGGGCGGCCGCACCAGCGCGTAGGCCATACGGTAGCCGTCCACCAGGCACTGTGCGCCGGTCAGCGCGCAGTCGACGGCACCGAGCGCCGCCAGCCAGGCATTGCGGTTCAGGGGCGTGAAGGTGTCGATGCAGTAATAGCCGGCGCGCAGCGGCAGCTCGCGCGGCGGACGCGCGGCGTTGCGGATCGGGAACACGTAGGGATAGACAGACTTGCCCTGCGGAACCCGGGCGCAGGCGCGCATGAGGTACTGCACGAAATCACCGTCGTGCACGGCCTTGATCCAGGACAGCGGGAAGTGGCGGGCCGGCAGCCGCTCGAAGTATCCGGTCTTGTCCAGTTCCTGCATGATCGCCTTGATGCGCACGGGCGATTCCACGTAACCCCGCTCGCGCACGTGGTGGATGTCGTGCTTGTCATTGACGATCAGCGCGATGCGCCGTGCACGCACCGGGGCCGGGGCTGGCTGGCGCGTGCTGCTGCGGCGGTAGCGCGGCGCCCGCAGCTGCACGGGGTCGTCCTGGATGGAGGCGACGACATGCTTGATGTACTCGCGCGGACACAGCGCGCCGTACTTGCGTTCCAGGATGGCGCGCACGATGCGACGCGCGGCGTCCCGGCCCAGCGGCGCCTGGCTGCCGAGCGGGTCCAGCACCAGGTAGGGCGGATTGTCGCCGCCGGGCGTGACCGGGGTTTCGTAGGCGGTATTGGCCAGCGGCCGCGCGCCGTAGCGTTCGTAGAATTTCAGGCGCGCCGCATTCTGCGCACGGATCGCCGGGTCGCGCGAGAGCGCCGGATCGTCCGGCAGGCATTCGAAGAACAGTCCGCACACCTGCAGCGCGGCCGCCTCCTCGCGCACCCGCTCGTACAGCGCCCCGCCGATACCGCCGCCGGTACCGCCGGGCGCGGCGCTGATGTACTCCAGGTAGGCGAAACGCAGGTCAGGCGCATGCAGCAGCAGCGCGAAGCCGCGCAGTTCGCCCTGGCCGTTTTCCGCTGCCAGCAACCGGGCATGGAAACGGTGCTTGAGCGGGTCACGCAACTGGTCCGGCAGCTTGGCGATGTCGTCCTCGCCGAGACCGGGGAACTGCGCGCGCAGGATCGCCTGTGCCTGCGCGATCGCGGTCCGGTTGGCGGACGTGGTGTCGTCGTAGATCTGGCGGATGAGGAACATCAGGTCGCAGCGCCGCTGCGCGGATGCGCGTCCGCCACCGCGTCATGCCGGGGCAGCACGCCAGCCACGATGCACCCGATCAGCGCGGTATAGTCCAGGCCGGCCGCCGCCGCGGCCGCAGCGTAGCCCGCATCCGGCGACAGGCACGGATTGGCATTGATCTCCAGCACCTGGGGTGTGCCGTCCGCGTCGAGGCGGATGTCGACGCGCGCATAGCCGCGCAGCCCGAAGTGCTGCCAGCAGGCCCGCGCCAGCGTCTCCAGGCCATGCCCCGGCTCACTCCCGGCAGCTGACACGAGGAAGCGGCGCGGCGTGTGGTGATACTCGAACGCCGTGCTGTCCCACTTGGCGGCATAGTTCACGATGCGCGGCTTGCCGGCGGGAAATGCGGAAAAATCGATCTCCGCCACCGGCAGCACGCGCACACCGCCCACCTCCTCGAGCAGCGCGATATTGAATTCGCGCCCGTCGACGAAGCGTTCCGCGAACCAGGCGCCGCCATGGCGTGCGCGCTGCTCTGCGATGCGCCGGGCGGCGGCGGCACCGCCCTGGACCACGGCCCCGTCATCGATGCCGATCGAGGCGTGTTCCCACACCGACTTCACGATCCAGGCACCCGGCCCGCCGGCGCTGCCGTCCTCGCTCCAGGCGGGGGTCGGCAGGCCGTGCGCGGCGAGCCAGCGCTTGGCCAGCAGCTTGTTCGACGTGAGGTACTGCGCATCGGCGCTGACACCGGTATAGGGAATCCCGAGCGCATCGAGCAGCTGCGGCACCCAGGCGATGAAGGCGCCGCGCCCGTCGAGCGACTCGACCAGATTGAACGCGAACCGCGGCCGTAGCTGCAGCAGTTCGTGACGCAGCTGGTCGAGGTTCGTGTTCACCGCGCGCAGCAGCGGCTGGAACCCCAGCGCGCGCAGGGCGGCGCCGACCGCCTCGGCCTCGACGAGCGCGTCCTGTTCATCAGGCGGGGCGTTGGCAGGCAGGGCGCCGTAGAGGACGGCAACGCGGGTTCTGCGGGTCATGGCGCGAGCGCGGATCGCACGCCGGTTCGCGCAGGCACCAGGGTGCGGGCACGCGCGGCGTCGAGAATCATGCCGATCAGGTCGCGGTAGGCCAGGCCCTGGAAGCGCGCGATGAAGGCAAGGTCGGAGCGTTCGGGATTCAGACCCGCGAGCGGGTTGACCTCGATGAAGTGCGGACTGCCATCGGCGTCCAGCCGCACGTCGATGCGCCCGGCGTCGCGGCAGCCCAGCGCGCGCCAGGCGGCGAGCGCGACCTGTTCGACCGCGCGCGCGACGGCGCCGACCTCGAGCCGGTATTCACAGCGTGACTCGAATTCCTCCTTGTTGCGGAAGGAATACACCTCGCTGTCGCCGGCGCCGGTCGCCAGCACCTCCAGCACGCCGAGCGCGCGCGCAGCGGCGCCGTTGCCGACGATGCCGACGGTGAACTCCCGGCCGGGCAGGAAGGTTTCCACGAGCACGGGTTGCGCGAAGCGCGCGAGCAGATCCCGGCAGGTCCGGCCGAGCGTGGCGTGATCGGTGATCTTCGAGGCCGCGCTGATGCCCTTGCTGGTCCCCTCCGCGACCGGCTTGGCGAACAGCGGCAGTGGCAGGTCGACGTGTACCAGGTCCGCCGCGCTCTCCACCACCACGAAGTCCGGTGTCGCGATGCCGCAGTCGCGCACCACGTGCTTGGTGAGACCCTTGTGCAGGCACAGCGCCAGCGTGGTCGCGTCCGAGAAGGTATAGGGGATCTGCCAGGCGTCGAGCAGCGCGGGGATCTGCGCCTCGCGCGCGACGCCGTGGAGTCCCTCCGCGATGTTGAACACCAGGTCCCAGCGCTCGCCCGCCAGCAGCCGCGGCATGAGCGCGGCCAGGTTGCCGATCGGCTCGACCGTGTGGCCGAACCCCTCGATGGCGGCGTGGATGGCGCGGATCGTCTCCGGACGGTCGAACTCGGCTGCCGTCTCCTCGTCCAGGCCCTGCGCGAGATAGTCGTCGCGCAAGTCGTAGGTGAAACCGATCCTCACGCGAGGTTCTCCCCGGCCGGCGCCAGGGCGGCGGTCGGGGCAACGGGGTCGTGGTAACGATACAAGCCGTGCTCGAAGTTGCGCAGCACCAGGTCGTCACCCTCGCGGCCGACGACGTAGTCCGGCACCAGCGGGATCTTGCCGCCGCCACCGGGGGCGTCGATGACGTAGTGCGGCACGGCGTAGCCGGTGGTATGGCCGCGCAGGCCGCGGATGATCTCCAGGCCCTTCTCCACCGGCGTGCGGAAATGCGCCGAACCGGTGATCGGGTCGCACTGGTACAGGTAGTAGGGACGCACGCGGAGCTTCAGCAGGCCGTGCATCAGCCGTTTCATGGTCTCGACGCTGTCGTTGACGCCGGCCAGCAGCACGGTCTGGCTGCCGAGCGGCACGCCGGCATCGGCCAGCCGGCCGCAGGCCTCGGCGACCTCGGGCGTGAGCTCGTCCGGATGCGTGAAGTGCACCGACAGCCACACGGGACCGTAGCGGCGGAACAGCCGCAGCAGCGCCGGTGTGATGCGCTGCGGCAGCACCGCCGGCACCTTGGTGCCGATGCGCACGAATTCGACGTGCGGAATGCGCTTGAGCCGCGTGAGCAGGTATTCCAGGCGCTCGTCGTCCAGGCTGAGGGGATCGCCGCCCGAGAGCAGCACGTCGCGGATGGTCGGCGTGCGTTCGATGTAGTCGAGGGCCGCCTCGTAGTAGCTGCGCTTGATCGCCTTCTCGCCGGCCGCGCCCACCAGCCGCGAGCGCGTGCAGTAGCGGCAGTAGGTGGTGCAGATGCCCGTGACCAGGAACAGCACCCGGTCGGGATAACGGTGCACCAGACCCGGCACCGGGCTGTCGTGGTCCTCGCCGAGGGGATCGTCGGCCTCGCCGGGGCTCTGCCGGTATTCACCGGTCACCGGGATGACCGTGCGGCGCAGCGCCTGGGTCGCATCGGCCGCGTCCAGCAGGCTGGCATAGTAGGGCGTGATACCGACCGGCAGCGGGCCGCTGTGCTGTTCGATGGCGGCGCGCTCGTCCGGGCTCAGCTCGATGATGCGTGCCAGCGCATTCAGGTCACGGATGCGATTGCGGTTCTGCCAGCGCCAGTCGTTCCAGTCCCGCAAGCCGGCAGCGGGAAAAAAGCGTTTGCGGAAGGCGTGACTGCGCGGGCTGACCGTCAGCCGGGGTATGGGATGCGCAAGGTTGCGGACGAGAGGTACGAGGTGGGGTGCGGCACTACCGGTACAGGCGGGGGAGACTGTGGTTTGCGCTGCGGTGCCCGGAGGTTCTTCTTCCGCGACGGCCACGATATGTTTCTTCATGACGATTCCTCGTTACCCGGGCAGCACAGGCTGCGCACAGGCCGTAATAGCGGTTGGTCACGTTAAAGGTTTAGCCGTCGCGCACCGTGCCGTCTGCAAGGTCACCTGTGCCGGTCTCTGGCCCAGCGCAATCATAGGTATGGTCGGGTAAAAAACAAGACGTCAAAAAAAATATTTTTGCCCCCCGGGGCGGCGTGTCCGGGGCGTGGCGGACACCGGTCACGGACCCGGCGATCCGGGCGCAATCCGCAGCGTGCTAGCGCAACGCCCTGCGCGCCAGCCACATACCGGGAAACATGGGCAGCCAGAGCGTAAAGCCGCGCAGCAGCAGCGTCGCCGCCAGCGCCGCCTCGACGGGGACGCCGAGCGCGCCGAGCATGCTGACGCAGGTCACCTCGAAGGTGCCGAGGCCAAGCGGGATTGGACCGACGGTGGCGACCATGGCTGCCAGCATGAAACACGGGAACACGAGCTGTAAGGTGGCCGGCATACCCACGACCTGCAGCATGACCTGCAGGGTCGCGGCATCCAGCAGGAATACCGCCCCGTGACACAGCAGGGCGGCGGCCACCAGTGCCGGGCTGCGCAGCAGTTCGTCCGGGGCCTGCGCAATGGCATCCATCAGCTTGCCCAGGCCGGGGATACGCAGCAGTTGCACGGGCAGTTCCCGCCGCGCCAGGCTGCGCAGCCAGAGGGCACCGGCCGGGATACCCACCGCTACCAGCACGAAGACGACGACCGCCACGATATTCCACAGCTGCAGGGCATGATAGAACGACAGCAGCAGCACCGTTACGAGCGCCGCGAGCAGGTAGGCCCCGTAATAGGACACCAGGCTCAGCAACAGCGTCGCCATGCACACCCGCGTGGGTATCCCGCGCCGACTCAGCGCGGTGATGAAGAATGCCGTGCCGCTCATGCCGCCGCTGGGCATGGCCTGGTCGGAAAACAGCTTGGCGACGCCGAGCGGCACCAGCGAGAGCAGCGAACGACGCTGCCCTGCCCTGCGCAGTGCCAGGTACCACACACTCGCCACACAGAGGTAGGTGGCCAGCTGCAGCAGCGCGGCCAGCAACAGCCATGCCGGTTCCGCCTGCCGCAGCAGCTGGACGAAGTGCTCGAGTTCGCCGAAATGGGTGACCAGCAGGATCAGTCCGGAGAGCACCAGCAGGCCGAGCAGCCAGGCCCGGAAGCGGGACCAGAACGGACCTTCCGGCCGCGCGCCACGCGCCGGTTCGATCATATCCGTCTCCCGCACAAGCTCCGGCGCATGACGTGCCCGGTAAACCCGGATAGCGCCTGCGCCGGCAGCAGCGGCAGCGTACCGCCACATTGCACAGCGGCGGCGGCTGCGGCGGCAGCCGCCCCGCGGGCAGCGCGAGCACCGGGGCCTGGAGAATTCATCGTGTCTGCCTGTCCAAGGTGCCGCATCTCCGGTTCGCCCATCGGGGTCGTCCCGCACCGGCCATAACGCAGGCGCGCCGCCCGGCTGCAATACTAACAGCCCCCGCGCCGCAGCAGTGTCGGACTGGTAACGCCGATTTCCGGGCAAAGCTTGCTGTAGTAACCTAGGCCGCATGCTGGAAACATGGATCACCAGCTATGGCTACCCGGTCGTTTTGGCCGGAACCTTCCTGGAGGGCGAAACCGTCCTGGTCCTGGGCGGTGTGGCCGCGCACATGCGTTACCTGTCCCTGGAGCTGGTGATCGCCTGCGGTTTCCTCGGCTCCCTGACCGGCGACCAGCTGTATTTTTATCTCGGCCGCCGTCATGGCAAGGCGCTGCTGGCCCGGCATCCCGACTGGCAGACGCGGGTGCAGCGGGTGCTGCGGCAGCTGGAACGGCAGCAGAACTGGCTGCTGCTGAGTTTCCGCTTCCTCTACGGGCTGCGCTCCATCACCCCGTTCGCCGTCGGCCTGAGCACGATACCCTGGTTGCGCTTTACCCTGTTCAACCTCCTCGGCGCCGGCATCTGGGCGTCTGTGATCGGGCTGGCCGGCTACTACTTCGGCCGGGCGATCGAGACGGTCATCGGCGACATCCGCCACTACGAACTCGAGGTGATGGGGGGTATCATCGCCGCCGCCGTACTGCTGTGGGTGGTGCACCGCTACCGCCGGCGGTAGCGCTCGGCCAACACGCCCCCCTGAAGCCAATCCGCCATGGAATCAGAATCCCGCAAGGTGCAGGCCGAACCTGACGGCAATACGCGCGCCGATGATTTGACGAACGCAAACTCCGGCCAGGCACGCCTGCACTGGGTGCGGCGCGTGCTGCCCGTGGCCTTCCTGGCAATTGTCGCGACACTGGCCGCGCGCGAACTGCGCGGACTCGACCTGCATGCCGTGCGCACGGTGTTGCACGACATCTCCCTGCCCCGGCTGCTGATGATCCAGTCCGCCGCCATCGCGGGGGTCCTGGCCATGAGCCTGTACGACTGGCGTGCGGCCCGCGCCTTCCAGCTCGAGCTGCCGCTAGGCACACTGGTACGCACTGCCTGGATCGCCAACGCCTTCAACAATCTCATCGGACTTTCCGGCCTGGCCGGTTCGGGTATCCGCCTGCTGCTGTTCGGCAGTGCCGGCATCGACACCGGGCGCGCCGCCGCAGTTTCAGCCCTGATCATGGCGTCGGTGCCGGTTGGTCTGGCGGTGCTGTGCTGGCCGCTGCTGCTGACTGGCGGGCCGGGTATAGACCGGCTGCCAGTACCGGCCTGGATGGCCTGGTCCGCACTCGCCGTCTTCGCCGCCTATCTGCCGGTCTACCTCCTGACTCTCCATCGCGGTCTGTTCACGCGACTCCTGCAGGGCCTGGCACCGCAGTCCGCGGCCACGCTGGCCATGCTGGT
Coding sequences:
- a CDS encoding KamA family radical SAM protein — protein: MKKHIVAVAEEEPPGTAAQTTVSPACTGSAAPHLVPLVRNLAHPIPRLTVSPRSHAFRKRFFPAAGLRDWNDWRWQNRNRIRDLNALARIIELSPDERAAIEQHSGPLPVGITPYYASLLDAADATQALRRTVIPVTGEYRQSPGEADDPLGEDHDSPVPGLVHRYPDRVLFLVTGICTTYCRYCTRSRLVGAAGEKAIKRSYYEAALDYIERTPTIRDVLLSGGDPLSLDDERLEYLLTRLKRIPHVEFVRIGTKVPAVLPQRITPALLRLFRRYGPVWLSVHFTHPDELTPEVAEACGRLADAGVPLGSQTVLLAGVNDSVETMKRLMHGLLKLRVRPYYLYQCDPITGSAHFRTPVEKGLEIIRGLRGHTTGYAVPHYVIDAPGGGGKIPLVPDYVVGREGDDLVLRNFEHGLYRYHDPVAPTAALAPAGENLA
- a CDS encoding lysylphosphatidylglycerol synthase transmembrane domain-containing protein, producing MIEPARGARPEGPFWSRFRAWLLGLLVLSGLILLVTHFGELEHFVQLLRQAEPAWLLLAALLQLATYLCVASVWYLALRRAGQRRSLLSLVPLGVAKLFSDQAMPSGGMSGTAFFITALSRRGIPTRVCMATLLLSLVSYYGAYLLAALVTVLLLSFYHALQLWNIVAVVVFVLVAVGIPAGALWLRSLARRELPVQLLRIPGLGKLMDAIAQAPDELLRSPALVAAALLCHGAVFLLDAATLQVMLQVVGMPATLQLVFPCFMLAAMVATVGPIPLGLGTFEVTCVSMLGALGVPVEAALAATLLLRGFTLWLPMFPGMWLARRALR
- a CDS encoding DedA family protein, with the protein product MLETWITSYGYPVVLAGTFLEGETVLVLGGVAAHMRYLSLELVIACGFLGSLTGDQLYFYLGRRHGKALLARHPDWQTRVQRVLRQLERQQNWLLLSFRFLYGLRSITPFAVGLSTIPWLRFTLFNLLGAGIWASVIGLAGYYFGRAIETVIGDIRHYELEVMGGIIAAAVLLWVVHRYRRR